One Streptomyces formicae genomic window, CGGCAAGATCGGGGACGGCAAGGTGTGGAGCGTGCCCGTGGACACGGCGGTGCGGGTGCGGACGGGGGAGCGGGGGCCCGACGCGCTGTGAGGCGGTAGGGCGTCGGGGCGGTGGGTCGGGTGGGGTCGGGTGGGGTCGAACGGGACTGAGCTGGGCTGAGCTGGACTGAACAGGAGCTGCTGGGTGACGCGTGTGGACGTACGAACCGAATCGGAAGCGGAAGACTCCGGACCCAGCGGCTACGCGGCGGCCCGGCTGCGGCTCCTCCACGAGGGGACGCGGTCAGGGCCGCCGCGCCGTGCCGCCCTCTCCGACCTCACGGACGAGTGGCTGACGGGGCTCTTCACCGCCGCCGAGGTGTCCAGGGGCGTCTCCCTGGTCGCCGTCGGCGGCTACGGGCGCGGCGAGCTCTCCCCGCGCAGCGATCTCGACCTGCTGCTCCTGCACGACGGCAGCGCGGACGGCGCCCGGCTCGCCGCTCTCGCGGACCGCCTCTGGTACCCGATCTGGGATCTCGGACTCGCCCTCGACCACTCCGTCCGTACGCCGAACGAGGCGCGCGGGACCGCGGGCGACGACCTCAAGGTGCACCTCGGGCTCCTGGACGCGCGGCACGTTGCGGGGGACCCCGGGCTCACCGCGGGGCTGCGCACCACGGTCCTCGCCGACTGGCGCAACCAGGCCCCGAAGCGGCTGCCCGAGCTGCGGGAACTGTGCGAGGAACGGGCCGAGCGGCAGGGCGAGTTGGGCCACCTCCTCGAACCCGACCTGAAGGAGGCGCGGGGCGGACTGCGGGACGCCACCGCGCTGCGTGCCGTCGCCGCCTCCTGGCTCGCCGACGCGCCCCGCGAAGGGCTCGACGAGGCACGGCGGCGGCTGCTCGACGTGCGCGACGCGCTGCACCTCGCCACGGGCCGGGCCACCGACCGGCTCGCCCTCCAGGAGCAGGACCAGGTCGCCGCCGAACTCGGGCTGCTCGACGCGGACGCGTTGCTGCGCCAGGTGTACGAGGCCGCGCGCGTCGTGTCGTACGCCAGTGATGTCACCTGGCGCGAGGTCGGGCGGGTGCTCAGGGCGCGGGGCGCGAGGCCGCGGCTGCGGGCCATGCTCGGTGGTCGCGGGGCGGCGCTCGGTGGTCGCTCGGCGGTCGCCGCCGAGCGGTCGCCGTTGGCCGAGGGCGTCGTGGAGCACGACGGGGAGGCCGTTCTCGCGCGGACCGCCAAGCCCGAACGGGACCCGGTGCTTCCGCTGCGGGCCGCCGCGGCAGCGGCGCAGGCCGGGCTCCCCCTGTCCCTGCACGCGGTGCGGCGGCTCGCGGCCTCGGCCGGGCCCCTGCCCACGCCCTGGCCCGCCGAGGCGCGGGAGCAGCTCGTGACGCTGCTCGGCGCGGGGCGGCCCACCGTGCAGGTGTGGGAGGCGCTGGAGGCCGAGGGGCTCATCACGCGGCTGCTGCCCGACTGGGAGCGGGTGCGGTGCCGCCCCCAGCGCAACGCCGTCCACACGTGGACGGTCGACCGTCATCTGGTGGAGACGGCGGTGCGCGCCGCGGAGCTCACCCGGCGGGTGGGGCGGCCCGATCTGTTGTTGGTCGCGGCGCTGCTGCACGACATCGGGAAGGGGTGGCCGGGGGATCACTCCGTGGCCGGGGAGATCATCGCCCGCGATGTCGCCGCGCGGATCGGGTTCGACCCGGGCGATGTGGCCGTCCTGGCGTGCCTCGTGCGGCACCACCTGCTTCTCGTCGAGACCGCCACGCGGCGGGACCTCGACGATCCCGCGACGGTGCGGGGTGTCGCGGACGTGGTCGGGTCCGTGGGGACGCTGGAGCTGCTGCACGCCCTGACCGAGGCGGACGCGCTCGCGACCGGGCCCGCGGCGTGGTCCGCGTGGCGCGGGGCGCTGGTCGCCGACCTGGTGAAGCGGGTGGGGGCGGTGCTCTGCGGGGACGAGCCGGCGGAGCCGGTGGACGTGGCGCCGACGGCCGAGCAGGAGCGGCTCGCGGTGGAGGCGGTACGGACGGGTGGGCCGGTGCTTGCGCTGCGGGCCAGGACGGAGGGGGACCCCGGGGCTGCGGCCGCGGAGCCGTTGGGCGTCGAGTTGCTGATCGCCGTGCCGGAGCAGGACGGGGTGCTTTCGGCGGTGGCCGGGGTGCTGGCGCTGCATCGGCTCGCGGTGCGGACCGCCGAGCTCCGGTGGGTGGCGTCGCCGGTCGGGGCCGAGGGAGGCGGGGGTGTGCTGTTGCTGAACTGGCGGGTCGCCGCCGAGTACGGGTCGTTGCCCCAGGCGGCTCGGTTGCGGGCGGATCTGGTGCGGGCGCTCGACGGATCGCTGGACATCGCGGCACGCCTCGCGGAACGGGACGCGGCGTATCCGCGGCGGCGGGGGACGGTGGCGCCGGCGGCTCGGGTCTCGGTGGCATCGGCGGGCTCGTCACGGCTCGCGACGGTGATCGAGGTGCGAGCGCAGGACGCGCCGGGGCTGCTGCATCGGATCGGGCGGGCGTTGGAGGCGGCGGGGGTGGTGGTGCGGAGTGCGCATGTGTCGACGTTGGGGGCCAATGCGGTGGATGCGTTTTATGTGACGGGGGTTGATGGGGTGCCGTTGGAGGGGGAGCGGGCTGTGGGGGTGGCTCGGGGGGTGGAGGGGGTGTTGTCGTCGCGGGAGTGAGGTTGCTGGCGGGGGCGCCTTGGGCGGGGGGTGCGCCTTGGGTTCGGTTGTGGGGCGGGGCCGCGGGGGTATGTGCGTACTCGCCGTCCCAGAGCATTGCTAATGGGTTTGCTTCCGTGCCTCGTTCACTGATGTGCTCCGTGCGCACATACCCCCACGTCCCCTCGGCCGCGCTCGCGGCTGCGGCCCGGCGGGGGCGGGCCCCTTCAGGGGCGCGGGGAACTGCGCGAACCCCCGTGTGCCGCCGCGCCGGGCGTGGGGATGATGCCGCCACCTCCCCCACGCACCTCGCGCGGTGGTGGTGGGGGAGAGGCCGCCGCCTCCCCCACCCGCCCTCGCGCGGTGGTGGCGGGGGAGAAGCCGCCACCTCCCCCACCCACCCCGCGCGGTGGCCCCTTCAGGGGCGCGGGGAACTGCGCAAAACCCCCGTGTGCCGTCGCGCCAGACGTGGGGAAGAGGCCCCCACCTCCCCCACCCACCCGGCAGGGCCCCGCGCGAAACCCCGGGGCGCCGCGCCCTGTGCCCACGGTGCCGAGAAAGGGAAGTCCCGCCCAGAGCCCCAGGCACTGGCACGTGGCGGATACTCTGGAAAGCGACCTGTCAGCCCGCCCCCCAGATCCGAGGATTCGCGACCGCCGTGTTCGATACTCTCTCCGACCGCCTCGCAGCGACATTCAAGAACCTCCGGGGCAAGGGCCGCCTGTCCGAGGCGGACATCGACGCCACGGCGCGCGAGATCCGCATCGCCCTGCTCGAGGCGGACGTCGCCCTTCCCGTGGTCCGCGCCTTCATCAAGCAGATCAAGGAGCGCGCGGCCGGCGCCGAGGTCTCCCAGGCGCTCAACCCCGCCCAGCAGGTCATCAAGATCGTCAATGAGGAGCTCATTGGCATTCTGGGCGGCGAGACCCGGCGCCTGCGGTTCGCGAAGACCGCGCCGACGGTCATCATGCTCGCGGGTCTGCAGGGTGCGGGTAAGACGACCCTCGCGGGCAAGCTCGGCCTCTGGCTGAAGAGCCAGGGCCACTCCCCGCTCCTCGTCGCGTGCGACCTCCAGCGGCCGAACGCCGTGAACCAGCTGAGCGTGGTCGCCGAGCGCGCGGGCGTCGGCGTCTACGCCCCGCAGCCGGGCAACGGCGTCGGCGACCCGGTGCAGGTGGCCAAGGACTCCATCGACTTCGCCAGGACCAAGCAGTACGACGTCGTCGTCGTCGACACCGCGGGTCGCCTCGGCATCGACCAGGAGCTCATGCAGCAGGCCGCGGACATCCGCGACGCGGTCAGCCCCGACGAGGTCCTGTTCGTCGTCGACGCGATGATCGGTCAGGACGCGGTCAACACCGCCGAGGCATTCCGGGACGGCGTCGGCTTCGACGGCGTGGTCCTGTCGAAGCTCGACGGTGACGCCCGAGGCGGTGCCGCGCTCTCGATCGCGCAGGTCACCGGGCGCCAGATCATGTTCGCGTCGAACGGCGAGAAGCTCGACGAGTTCGACGCGTTCCACCCGGACCGCATGGCGTCCCGCATCCTCGGCATGGGCGACATGCTCACGCTGATCGAGAAGGCCGAGCAGACCTTCTCGCAGCAAGAGGCCGAGAAGATGGCCTCGAAGCTCGCCTCCAAGAAGGGGCAGGACTTCACGCTTGACGACTTCCTGGCCCAGATGGAGCAGGTCAGGAAGATGGGCAGCATCAGCAAGCTGCTCGGAATGATGCCCGGCATGGGGCAGATCAAGGACCAGATCAACAACCTCGACGAGCGCGACGTCGACCGCACGGCCGCCATCATCAAGTCGATGACGCCCGGCGAGCGCCAGGAGCCGACGCTCATCAACGGCTCGCGGCGTGCGCGCATCGCCAAGGGCTCGGGCGTCGAGGTCAGCGCCGTCAAGAACCTGGTGGAGCGGTTCTTCGAGGCGCGGAAGATGATGTCCCGCATGGCCCAGGGCGGCGGCATGCCGGGTATGCCCGGGATGCCGGGCATGGGCGGTGGCCCCGGCAAGCAGAAGAAGAAGCAGAAGCAGGCCAAGGGCAAGCAGCGCTCCGGCAACCCGATGAAGCGCAAGCAGCAGGAGCAGGAGGAGGCCACGCGCCGCGAGCAGGGCGGTCAGCCCGGCGGCGCCTTCGGTCTCCCGGGCGGCCAGGCCGGGCAGGACTTCGAGCTGCCGGACGAGTTCAAGAAGTTCATGGGCTGAGCCTTCGACGAGTTCGAGCCGGGGCGTCCCTCTGCGGAGGGGCGCCCCGAGCGCGTTCCGGGAGCGGGTGCCCTGCTGTGTTTTGTGACGTAACGTCCGAATATGAGCAACCCTGTGCCGCCGCGCCAGGCGCCCGATCAGCCGTGGCGCTCCGAGGGCGCGCCCCCGCCCGAGCCCACGCCACCGCCGAAGAAGAAGATGCCGGGTGGCTGGGGGAGTCTGATCCTGACGGCTCTGATCGTCTATCTCATCGCCAACCTCGTGCTGTCCTTCTTCAACGACGGCGACGAGCCGACCATCTCGTACACGGAGTTCAGCAAGCAGGTCGACTCCGGCAACGTCACGAAGATCTACGCCAAGGGCGACGCGATCCAGGGGCAGCTCAAGAAGGAGCAGCCCAAGCCGGACGGTGACAAGGGCGACTACACCAAGTTCACGACGCAGCGCCCCGCCTTCGCCGACGACAAGCTCTGGGACGACCTGACCAAGCACAAGGTCACCGTCACCGCCGAGCCCGTGGTGCAGGAGCGCAGCTTCCTCTCCAACCTGCTCATCTCGCTCGCCCCGATGCTGCTGCTCGTGGTGCTCTGGATCTTCATCGCCCGGCGGATGAGCGGGGGCATGGGCGGCGGTGGCGGCATGCTCGGGCGCAAGACGCCGCCCAAGCCGGTCGAGCTGGAGCCCGGCGCGAAGCGGACGACGTTCGCGGACGTCGCGGGCATCGACGAGGTCGAGGGCGAGCTCAACGACGTCGTCGACTTCCTCAAGAACCCCGACGCCTATCGCACGATGGGCGCCAAGATGCCGCGCGGCGTGCTCCTCGCGGGCCCGCCGGGCACCGGCAAGACGCTGCTCGCGCGCGCCGTCGCGGGCGAGGCGGGCGTGCCCTTCTTCTCGGCCTCCGCCTCGGAGTTCATCGAGATGATCGTGGGCGTCGGCGCCTCGCGGGTGCGCGAACTCTTCGCCGAGGCCCGCAAGGTCGCCCCTTCGATCATCTTCATCGACGAGATCGACACCATCGGGCGCGCGCGGGGCGGCGGCAGCGGGATGGGCGGGCACGACGAGCGCGAACAGACCCTGAACCAGATCCTCACCGAGATGGACGGCTTCTCCGGCTCGGAGGGCGTCATCGTGCTGGCCGCCACCAACCGTGCCGACATCCTCGACCCCGCCCTCACCAGGCCGGGACGGTTCGACCGCGTCGTCAACGTCTCGCCGCCCGACCGCGGCGGCCGCGAGGCCATCCTCAAGATCCACACGCGCGCCATTCCGCTGGCCGACGACGTCGACCTCGCCCAGGTCGCCCGTACGACCCCGGGCATGACCGGCGCCGAGCTCGCCAACCTCGCCAACGAGGCCGCCCTGCTCGCGGTCAAGCGCAAGCAGCGGCAGGTCACGCAGTCCGACCTCTCCGAGGCCATGGAGAAGGTCCAGCTGGGCGCCGAGCGGCCGCTGGTCATGCCGGAGGAGGAGCGCAGGCGCACGGCGTACCACGAGAGCGGTCACGCGCTGCTCGGGATGCTCCAGCCCGGCGCCGACCCGGTCCGCAAGATCACGATCGTGCCGCGCGGCCGGGCCCTGGGCGTCACCCTCTCGACCCCGGACTCCGACAAGTACGCCTACACGGAGGATTACCTTCGGGGCCGAATCATCGGTGCCCTAGGAGGCATGGCCGCCGAACACGTCGTCTACGGAGTCATCACCACCGGCGCCGAGAACGACCTGGAGCAGGTCACCAACATCGCGCGCGGCATGGTCGGCCGCTGGGGCATGAGCGAACGGGTGGGCCGCCTCTCGGCCCTCCCGAACGACGCGCAGCAGGCCTACGGGCTCGCGGCCGCCCCGGAGACCCTCGACGCCATCGACGGCGAGATGCGACGGATCGTCGACGAGTGCTACGACAGCGCCTGCCGTCAGCTCAGGGAACACCGAGGGCAACTGGACGACCTGGCTGCGGCGCTGCTGGAGAACGAGACGCTGGAGGAGGCGCAGGCGTACCGGGTCGCGGGCGTCACGCGGATGACCAAGGACAGCTGAGGACGGCTGAGGGCCGCCGAGGTCGTGGCTACTTCGTGCGCGCGATCAGGTACCGGAAGACGTTAGGCATCCACACCGTCCCGTCCCTACGCCGGTGCGGATGCAGTGCCTCCGCGAGTTCCTTGTCGACCTGCGCCTGGTCCGTGGCGCCCACGGCCGCGTCGAAGAGGCCCGTCGAGAGCAGCCCGCGGGCCGCGCTCTCCACGTCCGCGTACCCGAAGGGGCACGCGACGCGTCCCGAGCCGTCCGGTTTGAGGCCCGCCCGGTGGGCCACCTCCTCCAGGTCGTCCCGGAGCGCGGGGCGCCAACTGCCCGTGCTCCGGAGCGGGTCGGCGAGCTTGGTCGCCACCCGCAGGACCGAGGAGGTCGCACAGCGCTCCGGAGGCCCCCATCCGACGAGCACCACCGGGGTGCCGCGGGCGGCGAGCGGAGCGGCGGCCCCCAAGAGGGTCGAGAGCCCTTCGGAGTCGCCCGCCACGCAGCCGATCGGATGGAAAGCGGTCACCAGGTTGTACGGGAGGGCGTCCGGGCTGCCCGCGGCGGCCGCGACGTCAGAGGGGCCGCCCTCGACGAGCCGCGTGTCGGTACGCGCGCGTACGCCCCCCGCGGCGTCCGGCAGCAGGCGTTCGCGCGCGAGGGAGAGCCGCTCGGGCGCCGAGGGGTCGACGCCGGTGACCGCGGCGCCCCGCGACGCCGCCATCAGCAGGGCGAGGCCGGATCCACAGCCGAGGCCGAGGAGCCGGGTGCCGGTGCCCACTTCGAGTCGTTCGTAGACCGCTTCGTAGAGCGGGACCAGCATCCGTTCCTGAATCTCCGCCCAGTCACGCGCGCGTGCCCACAGGTCCACACGAGGGGTCGCGCTCGCATGGAGGTGGTGCGAATGCACGAGCGTTGGTGTCATCGAAAGCGCCCCAATCCGCCGAGAGTTACTGCCGTGCCGGAATTCAACGGTTCGTCCGCCCCCGTGTAGTGCGCTCGCACTCCCCCCGTATGCCAGAGAACTCCGCATCCGTCGTGGAGTCCAGGGGTTGTGGGCCAATGCTTGCGTGCCACCGTTGTGCGCCCCCTGGGCGATATTCGTTCACGCCCTTCGAGGGCTCGCCCCTACGATGCGCGCCATGGCCAAAACACCCGTTCTCACGCCGCGTGCGGACGATTTCCCGCGCTGGTACCAGGATCTGATCAACAAGGCCGAGCTGGCCGACAACGGCCCGGTGCGCGGCACCATGGTGATCCGACCGTACGGGTACAGCCTGTGGGAGCGGATGCAGCAGGACATGGACGCGCGCATCAAGGCGACCGGCACCCAGAACGCGTACTTCCCGCTCCTCATCCCGCAGTCGTACCTGACCAGGGAGGCCGAGCACGTCGAGGGCTTCGCGCCGGAGCTCGCCGTCGTCACGCACGGCGGCGGCAAGGAGCTGGAGGAGCCGGTCGTCGTCCGCCCCACCTCGGAGACGATCGTCAACGAGTACTTCTCCAAGTGGGTGCAGAGCTACCGCGACCTGCCCCTGCTGATCAACCAGTGGGCCAACGTGGTCCGCTGGGAGCTGCGCCCGCGCCTGTTCCTGCGCACCTCGGAGTTCCTCTGGCAGGAGGGCCACACCGCCCACGCGACGTACGAGGACGCCAGGGACTTCGCCGCCCGCATCCACCGCGACGTCTACGGAGACTTCATGCGCGAGGTCCTCGCCATGGACTTCGTGCTCGGCCGCAAGACCGCCAAGGAGCGTTTCGCGGGCGCCGTCAACACGCTCACGCTCGAAGGCATGATGGGCGACGGCAAGGCCCTCCAGCTCGGCACCAGCCACGAGCTCGGCCAGAACTTCGCCCGCGCCTTCCACACCCAGTACCTGTCCAAGGAGGGCAAGCAGGAACTGGTCTGGCAGACCTCCTGGGGCAGTACGACGCGGATGGTCGGCGCCCTGGTGATGATGCACGGCGACGACAACGGCCTGCGCGTGCCGCCCAGGCTCGCGCCCGTCCAGGTCGTCGTCCTCGCCATCAAGGGCGACGACGCCGTACTCGCCAAGGTCCGCGAGATCGGCGACACCCTGCGGGCCGCCGGTCTCCGCGTCCAGGTCGACGACCGCACGGACACCCCCTTCGGGCGTCGCGCCGTCGACTGGGAGCTCAAGGGAGTGCCGGTCCGCGTCGAGGTCGGCCCGCGCGACCTGGAGAACGGCACCGCGATGGTGGCCCGCCGCATTCCCGGAGGCAAGGCACCGGTCGCCATCGACGCTCTCGCCGCGCTGCTGCCCGCCGCCCTCGAGGAGGACCAGGCGCTGCTGCTCACCCAGGCCCGCGAGCGCCGCGAGTCCCGCACCGCGGACGTCGGCACCCTGGAGGAGGCGGTGGAGGCCACCGCGGCGGGCAACTGGGCGCGCATCCCCTGGGCCGTGCTCGGCGAGGAGGGCGAGGCCGCGCTCGCCGAGCACTCCGTGACCGTACGGTGTCTGGTCGCCGATGACGGGGCGGTGCCGGACGCCGACGAGACCCCGGGTAACGTCGCCCTCGTGGCCCGCTCCTACTGAGGAGGGCGCCTCCGGTACCAGCGCACTCCGGCGGGGCTCGTACGCCCGCCCCGACCACACGAGTCCCGGCGCGAGGGGTTGCCCTACGCGCCGGGGCGTACGCGCCACTACGTACCGGCTTGGTGCGAGCTGTGAGGCTTCTCCGCAGATCAGCGCACCCGCCCTCGTCCGGACGCATCAACGGCAACTGACGGGTACGTGCAAATTATTTGAGATGCCCCGGAATGGAACCCCCGGGGCTTCCGGCTCGTTGTTCACGACGTGAGCACGACACCACCTGTTCTCGCCGCAGAGCTGGCACAGGCGTGGGCCGACATTCAGCGGCACCACCCCGAGCTGCCCGACCTTGCCGCGCCCGAATCCCTGATCGGAGAGTCGTCGTCCGCCTGCGGCGCCGAGCTCTCCTTCGAGCGACTGCTTCACGAGGCAGTCCATGGCATCGCCGCCTCGCGCGGCGTACGCGACACCTCACGTGCGGGCCGCTATCACAACCGCAGATTCCTGGCGATCGCCGAGGAGTTGGGCCTCGACCACTCCGAGGAGCCGCACCCGAGCAGCGGCTTCTCGCTGGTCACGCTCAACCCCGAGGCGAAGAAGCGCTACCGGCCGACGATCGAGCGGCTCCAGCGTGCCCTGAAGGCGCACACGGCGGCGACGACCGCGGACACCGGACGCAGTTTCCGGGGCCCGGCCGCGCGGCACGGCTCCTCCGGGGGCGGCGTGCGCGTGAAGGCGGTCTGCGACTGCGGGCGCAATGTCCGCGTCGTGCCGTCCGTGCTCGCCCAGGCGCCGATCATGTGCGGCGGCTGCGGCAAGCCGTTCCGCATCCCGGAGGCGATCGGCGCGGGCGTGGGCTGAGCTGGACCGGGGCGGCCGAACCGGGTTCGGCCGCCCCGGCGGCGTATGGCACAATGGCTAGCTGTACTCGACAGCCGCATAGGACCCCTCTCTCCTCCGGCTGACGCGTCCATCGGGCACTCGAGTACCGCAACCCCACGCGGCATCGTCGTTGTGCCCACCCACGTCAAGACCAGGAGACACCACTCCCGTGGCAGTCAAGATCAAGCTGAAGCGTCTGGGCAAGATCCGTTCGCCTCACTACCGCATCGTCGTCGCCGACTCCCGTACCCGCCGTGACGGCCGGGCCATCGAGGAGATCGGTCTGTACCACCCGGTGCAGAACCCCTCGCGCATCGAGGTCAACTCGGAGCGTGCCCAGTACTGGCTGTCCGTCGGCGCCCAGCCGACCGAGCCGGTCATGGCCATCCTGAAGCTCACCGGTGACTGGCAGAAGCACAAGGGCCTGCCGGCCCCGGCGCCGCTGCTCGTCGCGGAGCCCAAGGACAAGCGCGCCGCGTTCGAGGCCTTCACCAAGGGTCTCGAGGGCGACGACGCCAAGGGCGAGGCCATCACCCAGAAGGCCAAGAAGGCTGACAAGAAGACGGACGAGGCCGAGGCTTCTCCGTCGGCGTCCGCCGCTGAGTCGACCGAGGCCTGAGCATGCTCGAGGAGGCTCTCGAGCACCTCGTGAAGGGCATCGTCGACAACCCCGACGACGTGCAGGTGGCCTCGCGCAACCTGCGTCGCGGACGCGTGCTCGAGGTCCGGGTCCACCCCGACGACCTCGGCAAGGTGATCGGCCGTAACGGCCGCACCGCGCGCGCTCTGCGTACCGTCGTGGGCGCCATCGGCGGCCGCGGTGTCCGCGTCGACCTCGTCGACGTGGACCAGGTTCGCTGAACCGGGTTCGCTGAACCGACAGGGTTCACAGAATCACAGCAGCACCGGCTCGGGCCGGGGAGGGCTTACGAGCCGTCCCCGGCCCGTAGTCGTTGGATGAGGAGAGAACGCAGTGCAGTTGGTAGTCGCCCGCATCGGCCGTGCCCACGGCATCAAGGGTGAAGTCACCGTCGAGGTCCGCACCGACGAGCCGGAGCTGCGGCTCGGGCCCGGTGCCGTGCTCGCCACCGACCCCGCCTCCGTGGGTCCGCTGACCATCGAGACCGGCCGGGTGCACAGCGGCCGCCTGCTGCTGCGCTTCGAGGGCGTGCGCGACCGCACCGGCGCCGAGGCGCTGCGCAACACCCTCCTGATCGCCGAGGTGGACCCCACAGAGCTCCCCGAGGAAGAGGACGAGTTCTACGACCACCAGCTCATGGACCTCGACGTCGTCCTGAAGGACGGCACGGAGGTCGGCCGGATCACCGAGATCTCGCACCTGCCCTCGCAGGACCTGTTCATCGTGGAGCGCCCCGACGGCAGCGAGGTGATGATCCCCTTCGTCGAGGAGATCGTCGTCGAGATCGACCTGGAGGAGCAGAAGGCCGTCATCGACCCGCCGCCCGGGCTGATCGACGACCGCGCCGAGATCGCTTCCACGCGGGACGAGGCGTAATGCGACTCGACGTCGTCACGATCTTCCCCGAGTACCTGGAACCCCTGAACGTCTCCCTCGTGGGCAAGGCACGCGCGCGTGGACAGCTCGACGTCAACGTGCACGACCTCAGGGAGTGGACGTACGACCGGCACAACACGGTCGACGACACCCCCTACGGCGGCGGCCCCGGCATGGTCATGAAGACCGACCCCTGGGGCGCGGCCCTCGACGACGTGCTGGCCGACGGGTACGAGAAGGGGGCTCACGGCCCCGTCCTGGTCGTCCCCACGCCCAGTGGGCGCCCCTTCACCCAGGAACTCGCCGTGGAGCTCTCCGAGCGGCCCTGGCTGGTCTTCACGCCCGCGCGCTACGAGGGCATCGACCGCCGCGTCACGGACGAGTACGCGACCCGCATGCCCGTCTACGAGGTCTCCATCGGCGACTACGTCCTCGCGGGCGGGGAAGCCGCCGTCCTGGTCGTCACCGAGGCCGTGGCCCGGCTCCTGCCCGGAGTCCTCGGCAACGCCGAATCCCACCAGGACGACTCCTTCGCCCCCGGCGCCATGGCCAACCTCCTGGAGGGCCCGGTGTACACCAAGCCTCCCCAGTGGCGCGGGCGCGGCATCCCCGACGTACTCGTCAGCGGGCACCACGGCAAGATCGCGCGCTGGCGGCGGGACGAGGCGCTCCGGCGCACCACCCGCAACAGGCCCGATCTCATTGAGCGTTGCGACCCCAAGGCTTTCGACAAGAAGGATCGCGAGATGCTCTCGATCCTGGGGTGGCGACCGGGGCCCGACGGCCGATTTGGGCGAGACCCCGAGGCCGTGGAAGAATAGACCGCTGCTGTACGTCCAGCGTGCGCCCCTGCCACAGGGGGAACGACGCCCGCCCGACGCGATCAGCTACCGAAACCTCATCAACACGTACCGCTGATGACCTGTGGCATCAGTGAAGAAAGCAGACGATCATGGCTAACCTGCTCGACTCGGTCGACAGCGCGTCGCTGCGCACCGACATCCCGTCCTTCCGCCCGGGTGACACCGTCAACGTCCACGTGCGCGTCATCGAGGGCAACCGCTCCCGTGTGCAGCAGTTCAAGGGCGTAGTCATCCGTCGCCAGGGTGCCGGCGTGCGCGAGACCTTCACGGTCCGCAAGGTCTCCTTCTCCGTCGGCGTCGAGCGCACCTTCCCGGTGCACACCCCGATCGTCGAGAAGATCGAGCTCGTCACCCGCGGTGACGTGCGTCGCGCGAAGCTGTACTACCTCCGTGACCTGCGCGGCAAGGCCGCGAAGATCAAGGAGAAGCGCGACAGCTGAGCTCCTGCGCGCGTCCACGGCGGGGCCGGATAGCATCTGGCCCCGATGGACACCGAAGCACGGAACACGGAGCGCGACCGCTCCTCCCCACCCTCCGATTCCGGAGACGTCACGCACGTCGCCGAAGAATCCGAGGAGACGGAGGAACGGTCGCGTTCCGTTTTCGCGTCCCTGCTCTCCTGGCTGCCCGGTGGCCGCATCACGCTGTCGGTGCTGCTGTGCATGGGGTTCCTGCTGCTCCTCAGCACGTTCGTGATGCAGCCCTTCCAGATCCCGAGCGGCTCCATGGAGCCCGCGTTCCGGGTCGGGGACCGGGTACTCGTCAACAAGTTGGCGTACCGTTTCGGTTCGGAGCCGCAGCGGGGTGACGCGGTCGTCTTCGACGGCAGCGGGTACTTCGGAGACGCCAACTACATCAAGCGGGTCGTGGGCACGGGGGGAGACCGGGTGGTCTGCTGCGACAAGCGGGGGAGGGTCGAGGTGAACGGCGAGCCCATCGACGAGCCGTACCTGTACCCCGGGGACACCCCCTCACAGGTGCCCTTCACCGCCGTCGTTCCCGAAGGCAGCCTCTTCCTCCTCGGCGATCACCGCAGCGACTCCCGGGACTCGCGCGACCACCTGGGCCAGCCGGGCGGCGGCATGATCCCGGTGGACGCGGTGATCGGCAGGGCCGACTGGATCGCCTGGCCCGCCGGACACTGGACCTCTCTGAAGCGTCCCGGGAGCTACGCGCGCGTGCCGGCACCGGGCGGCGCACATGGGTAGCCGCGGACGCGTGCGCTCCGACTCCGGCGACCGCGGGACGGAAACGCCGCTGCCCACCGGGTCCCGGCCGACCACCGGTC contains:
- a CDS encoding SAM-dependent methyltransferase, producing MTPTLVHSHHLHASATPRVDLWARARDWAEIQERMLVPLYEAVYERLEVGTGTRLLGLGCGSGLALLMAASRGAAVTGVDPSAPERLSLARERLLPDAAGGVRARTDTRLVEGGPSDVAAAAGSPDALPYNLVTAFHPIGCVAGDSEGLSTLLGAAAPLAARGTPVVLVGWGPPERCATSSVLRVATKLADPLRSTGSWRPALRDDLEEVAHRAGLKPDGSGRVACPFGYADVESAARGLLSTGLFDAAVGATDQAQVDKELAEALHPHRRRDGTVWMPNVFRYLIARTK
- the proS gene encoding proline--tRNA ligase: MAKTPVLTPRADDFPRWYQDLINKAELADNGPVRGTMVIRPYGYSLWERMQQDMDARIKATGTQNAYFPLLIPQSYLTREAEHVEGFAPELAVVTHGGGKELEEPVVVRPTSETIVNEYFSKWVQSYRDLPLLINQWANVVRWELRPRLFLRTSEFLWQEGHTAHATYEDARDFAARIHRDVYGDFMREVLAMDFVLGRKTAKERFAGAVNTLTLEGMMGDGKALQLGTSHELGQNFARAFHTQYLSKEGKQELVWQTSWGSTTRMVGALVMMHGDDNGLRVPPRLAPVQVVVLAIKGDDAVLAKVREIGDTLRAAGLRVQVDDRTDTPFGRRAVDWELKGVPVRVEVGPRDLENGTAMVARRIPGGKAPVAIDALAALLPAALEEDQALLLTQARERRESRTADVGTLEEAVEATAAGNWARIPWAVLGEEGEAALAEHSVTVRCLVADDGAVPDADETPGNVALVARSY
- the rpsP gene encoding 30S ribosomal protein S16, with protein sequence MAVKIKLKRLGKIRSPHYRIVVADSRTRRDGRAIEEIGLYHPVQNPSRIEVNSERAQYWLSVGAQPTEPVMAILKLTGDWQKHKGLPAPAPLLVAEPKDKRAAFEAFTKGLEGDDAKGEAITQKAKKADKKTDEAEASPSASAAESTEA
- a CDS encoding RNA-binding protein, with the translated sequence MLEEALEHLVKGIVDNPDDVQVASRNLRRGRVLEVRVHPDDLGKVIGRNGRTARALRTVVGAIGGRGVRVDLVDVDQVR
- the rimM gene encoding ribosome maturation factor RimM (Essential for efficient processing of 16S rRNA) yields the protein MQLVVARIGRAHGIKGEVTVEVRTDEPELRLGPGAVLATDPASVGPLTIETGRVHSGRLLLRFEGVRDRTGAEALRNTLLIAEVDPTELPEEEDEFYDHQLMDLDVVLKDGTEVGRITEISHLPSQDLFIVERPDGSEVMIPFVEEIVVEIDLEEQKAVIDPPPGLIDDRAEIASTRDEA
- the trmD gene encoding tRNA (guanosine(37)-N1)-methyltransferase TrmD; translated protein: MRLDVVTIFPEYLEPLNVSLVGKARARGQLDVNVHDLREWTYDRHNTVDDTPYGGGPGMVMKTDPWGAALDDVLADGYEKGAHGPVLVVPTPSGRPFTQELAVELSERPWLVFTPARYEGIDRRVTDEYATRMPVYEVSIGDYVLAGGEAAVLVVTEAVARLLPGVLGNAESHQDDSFAPGAMANLLEGPVYTKPPQWRGRGIPDVLVSGHHGKIARWRRDEALRRTTRNRPDLIERCDPKAFDKKDREMLSILGWRPGPDGRFGRDPEAVEE
- the rplS gene encoding 50S ribosomal protein L19, with the protein product MANLLDSVDSASLRTDIPSFRPGDTVNVHVRVIEGNRSRVQQFKGVVIRRQGAGVRETFTVRKVSFSVGVERTFPVHTPIVEKIELVTRGDVRRAKLYYLRDLRGKAAKIKEKRDS